The Sediminispirochaeta smaragdinae DSM 11293 genome has a segment encoding these proteins:
- a CDS encoding valine--tRNA ligase produces the protein MKAIELAKAYDPKEFEERIYQHWMDEGAFKPSDGKGKPFVIVIPPPNVTGVLHMGHGLNNSLQDILIRYYRMTGRPTLWLPGTDHAGIATQNVVEKRLRAKGTSRRELGREKFLEETWKVKEEHHAVIIRQLKKIGASCDWSRERFTLDEGLSKAVREVFVSLYERGLIYRGNYLVNWCPSCGTALSDDEVDHKEVAGRLYRYYYPLADGSGKLEIATTRPETMFGDTAVAVHPEDDRYRSVVGKMVKLPLTNREIPVIADAYVDREFGSGAVKITPAHDPNDWEIAGRHNLEKINILTPDGLLSDAVPEPFRGMDVSTARKAVIEALKAEGVYIGDKEHLHQVGHCYRCDTVIEPYMSEQWFVRMKSLADKALAAWEKDEVRFYPKKWENTYTSWLKNIRDWCISRQLWWGHRIPVWYCNDCGQMMVCREDPSTCSACGSSSLRQDPDVLDTWFSSWLWPFSTLGWPEKSEDLKRFFPTSSLVTGYDIIFFWVARMIMSSLEFLGEVPFRDIYITGLVRDKQGRKMSKSLGNGMDPLEIVDEFGADAMKFTLAFLAAQGQDILLAKDDFKFGSKFANKIWNATRFLLMNLEGRELLDPESVERKPLDRWIFHRLNEASAAVAKAMESYRFNDAANAVYEFFWSDFCDWYIEASKLSLYSDDDDEKNRAVTLLMQVLEESMRLAHPFLSFITEEIYQKLPGTKGDVITAAYPVWRESRRDEKTARCFSALQELIRFTRTVRSEFTVSPEKKVDVHVRTDKDFFATDFFTQHEELIRRLTGAGALVFSDARPKSGGAIPVAGVGFEVFVDLRGAIDVEKELGKLEKELAKLEGLESSTQKKLANEKFLANAPVDVVEKERMKLQEFSDRTKKIRSYLHDLRG, from the coding sequence ATGAAAGCTATTGAGCTTGCAAAGGCGTATGACCCAAAGGAGTTTGAAGAACGAATTTATCAACACTGGATGGACGAAGGGGCGTTTAAGCCTTCTGATGGAAAAGGAAAACCCTTTGTCATTGTCATACCTCCTCCAAATGTTACCGGTGTCCTCCATATGGGACACGGTTTGAATAATTCACTTCAGGATATTTTGATCCGTTACTACCGCATGACCGGTAGACCGACCCTTTGGCTTCCGGGAACCGATCATGCAGGTATCGCCACCCAAAATGTTGTGGAAAAACGGCTGCGTGCAAAGGGAACCAGCCGTAGAGAACTGGGACGGGAAAAGTTTCTTGAGGAGACCTGGAAGGTAAAAGAGGAACACCATGCAGTCATTATCCGCCAGCTCAAGAAAATTGGGGCTTCCTGCGATTGGAGCAGAGAACGCTTTACCCTGGATGAGGGGCTGAGCAAGGCTGTCAGAGAGGTGTTCGTTAGCCTCTACGAGCGGGGACTGATCTATCGAGGCAACTACCTCGTAAACTGGTGCCCCAGTTGTGGAACCGCTCTCTCTGACGATGAGGTCGATCACAAAGAGGTTGCGGGAAGGCTCTACCGCTACTATTACCCCCTTGCCGATGGCAGCGGTAAACTGGAGATCGCAACAACCCGTCCCGAAACCATGTTTGGTGATACCGCTGTGGCTGTTCATCCCGAAGACGATCGTTACCGCAGTGTAGTCGGTAAAATGGTGAAGCTTCCTCTTACGAACCGTGAGATTCCCGTTATTGCCGATGCCTATGTCGATCGGGAGTTCGGCAGTGGTGCGGTAAAGATCACACCGGCCCATGATCCAAACGACTGGGAAATTGCAGGACGCCACAACCTTGAAAAAATCAACATTCTTACACCGGACGGGCTCCTGTCGGACGCCGTTCCCGAGCCTTTTCGCGGTATGGACGTGAGTACCGCAAGAAAGGCGGTTATCGAGGCACTGAAGGCCGAGGGCGTTTATATCGGAGACAAGGAACACCTCCATCAGGTCGGCCATTGCTACCGTTGCGATACCGTCATCGAACCCTATATGAGCGAGCAGTGGTTCGTACGCATGAAGAGCCTCGCGGATAAGGCACTGGCAGCGTGGGAAAAGGATGAGGTTCGCTTTTATCCGAAAAAATGGGAGAACACCTATACAAGTTGGCTGAAAAACATTCGGGACTGGTGTATAAGCCGCCAGCTTTGGTGGGGGCACCGTATTCCCGTTTGGTATTGTAACGACTGCGGCCAGATGATGGTCTGCCGTGAAGATCCTTCGACCTGTAGCGCCTGTGGTTCCTCTTCGCTTCGGCAGGATCCGGATGTACTGGATACCTGGTTTTCCAGCTGGCTTTGGCCTTTTTCGACCCTCGGATGGCCGGAAAAAAGCGAGGATTTGAAACGATTTTTTCCGACCAGTAGCCTTGTAACGGGCTACGACATCATCTTTTTCTGGGTCGCAAGGATGATCATGTCCAGTCTTGAGTTTCTCGGTGAGGTGCCTTTCCGCGACATCTACATAACGGGCCTTGTGAGGGATAAGCAGGGACGAAAGATGTCCAAGAGCCTTGGTAACGGCATGGACCCCTTGGAGATCGTCGATGAGTTCGGTGCCGACGCCATGAAATTCACGCTTGCCTTCCTTGCCGCTCAGGGGCAGGATATTCTTCTCGCCAAGGATGATTTTAAATTTGGATCGAAGTTCGCAAACAAAATATGGAACGCTACTCGTTTTCTCCTGATGAACCTGGAAGGACGGGAACTTTTAGATCCTGAAAGTGTTGAACGAAAGCCTCTTGATCGTTGGATTTTCCACCGATTAAATGAGGCCTCAGCCGCCGTGGCAAAGGCCATGGAGAGTTACCGGTTTAACGATGCTGCCAATGCTGTATATGAATTTTTCTGGAGCGATTTTTGCGACTGGTATATAGAGGCCAGTAAACTCAGCCTTTACAGTGATGACGATGATGAAAAGAACCGGGCAGTGACGCTTCTCATGCAGGTGCTGGAAGAGTCGATGCGTCTTGCGCATCCCTTTCTCAGTTTTATCACCGAGGAAATCTACCAAAAGCTGCCGGGAACAAAAGGTGATGTCATTACCGCCGCCTATCCCGTCTGGAGAGAATCGCGCAGGGATGAAAAGACGGCGCGCTGTTTTTCGGCCCTCCAAGAGCTTATTCGTTTTACCAGAACCGTTCGCAGCGAATTTACCGTTTCTCCTGAAAAAAAGGTCGATGTCCATGTTCGCACGGATAAAGATTTCTTCGCTACCGATTTCTTTACCCAGCATGAAGAATTGATTCGCCGTCTGACCGGTGCAGGAGCGCTTGTATTTTCCGACGCTCGACCCAAAAGCGGCGGAGCCATCCCTGTTGCGGGGGTTGGTTTTGAGGTGTTTGTCGATCTTCGCGGTGCTATCGATGTAGAAAAAGAGTTGGGTAAACTTGAAAAAGAGCTTGCAAAGCTCGAAGGTCTGGAATCTTCGACCCAAAAGAAGCTTGCCAATGAAAAATTCCTTGCCAATGCGCCTGTCGATGTTGTCGAAAAAGAAAGGATGAAGCTTCAGGAGTTTTCCGATCGTACGAAAAAGATCAGAAGCTATCTTCACGATCTGCGTGGATAG